A DNA window from Leptospira selangorensis contains the following coding sequences:
- a CDS encoding STAS domain-containing protein — translation MILKSLARENHLVLSVQEDILMDNSRDFYLEFEDSVREGYPPVVSFHLGLVKFIDSSGIGIIIKVRNQIRDHQGTVNIFGLNKSLHSVFRLSGLDRIVNLYTIEEFLEKYPDFREFLTVE, via the coding sequence ATGATTCTTAAAAGTCTCGCCCGAGAAAATCACCTGGTACTTTCGGTCCAGGAGGATATCTTGATGGATAATTCCCGGGACTTTTACCTGGAGTTCGAGGACAGCGTTCGGGAGGGATACCCCCCCGTGGTCAGCTTTCATTTGGGTCTCGTAAAGTTTATCGACTCTTCTGGGATTGGCATTATCATCAAAGTCAGAAATCAGATCAGGGACCATCAAGGAACTGTTAATATATTCGGGCTAAATAAGTCTCTACATTCAGTTTTTAGGCTTTCCGGTCTAGACAGAATTGTAAATCTGTACACCATCGAAGAATTTCTGGAGAAATACCCCGACTTTCGGGAATTTCTGACAGTAGAATGA